The following coding sequences lie in one Pseudoxanthomonas sp. SE1 genomic window:
- the rnc gene encoding ribonuclease III: protein MAVDRIGHAFADQGLLAQALTHRSAGAPHNERLEFLGDSVVNLLVAEALFQRWPKADEGALTRARAELVREAALAVIARELQLGERLTMGPGEMKSGGHRRDSILADALEAVVAAIYLDAGFEGCRAVVLPWFEASLAALPVGRPEKDAKTRLQEWLQGRQRPLPVYELVSESGDDHAKLFLARCTTLDPPLAADGEGTSRRNAEQVAAAALLDKLDILK, encoded by the coding sequence TTGGCGGTTGACCGCATCGGCCATGCGTTCGCCGACCAGGGCCTGCTTGCGCAGGCCCTGACGCATCGCAGCGCGGGGGCTCCCCACAACGAGCGGCTGGAGTTCCTGGGCGACAGCGTGGTCAACCTGCTGGTGGCAGAAGCGCTGTTCCAGCGCTGGCCCAAGGCCGATGAAGGCGCATTGACCCGCGCCCGCGCCGAACTGGTGCGTGAAGCGGCGCTGGCCGTCATCGCCCGCGAACTGCAACTCGGCGAGCGATTGACGATGGGGCCGGGCGAGATGAAGTCCGGCGGGCATCGCCGCGATTCCATCCTCGCCGACGCCCTTGAGGCGGTGGTCGCTGCGATCTACCTGGACGCCGGTTTCGAGGGCTGCCGCGCGGTCGTCCTGCCGTGGTTCGAAGCCTCGCTGGCCGCCCTCCCGGTCGGCCGACCGGAGAAGGACGCCAAGACGCGGCTGCAGGAATGGCTGCAGGGGCGCCAGCGTCCGCTGCCGGTCTACGAACTGGTCTCGGAAAGCGGCGACGACCACGCCAAACTCTTCCTCGCGCGTTGCACCACGCTGGACCCGCCCCTTGCGGCGGACGGCGAGGGCACCTCGCGCCGCAATGCCGAACAGGTCGCCGCGGCGGCACTGCTCGACAAGCTCGACATTCTGAAATGA
- the era gene encoding GTPase Era: MSDSSSYRSGSVAVIGRPNVGKSTLTNALVGAKVSITSNRPQTTRHRLLGIATFAAGKDRPAGQIALVDTPGLHKQQGKFSASAMSRVMNRAARGALEEVEAALMVVEAGRWDEEDTLAYNVLRDAGIPVVLVVNKVDRIKEKAAMLPFLAEVGQGREFAAVHPVSALKRNGLDALVKDILALLPEQPPMFGEDEITDRSERFLAAELVREQLMRQLGAELPYATTVEIENFTTEDSPKGELARIGAVIWVERESQKAIVIGKGGARLKEIGSKSRQQMEHLFGRKVFLETWVRVREGWSDDETALKAFGYE, encoded by the coding sequence GTGAGCGATTCCTCCTCCTACCGCAGCGGCAGTGTTGCCGTCATCGGTCGTCCCAACGTGGGCAAGTCCACGCTGACCAACGCGCTGGTCGGTGCCAAGGTCAGCATCACCTCCAACCGCCCGCAGACCACGCGGCACCGGCTGCTCGGCATCGCGACCTTCGCGGCGGGCAAGGACCGGCCGGCAGGCCAGATCGCGCTGGTCGATACCCCCGGCCTGCACAAGCAGCAGGGCAAGTTCTCCGCCTCGGCGATGAGCCGGGTGATGAACCGGGCCGCCCGTGGTGCGCTGGAAGAGGTCGAGGCGGCCTTGATGGTGGTCGAAGCGGGCCGCTGGGACGAGGAAGACACCCTGGCTTACAACGTGTTGCGCGATGCAGGCATTCCGGTGGTGCTGGTGGTCAACAAGGTCGACCGGATCAAGGAGAAGGCGGCGATGCTGCCGTTCCTGGCCGAGGTCGGGCAGGGTCGCGAGTTCGCGGCGGTGCATCCGGTGTCGGCGCTGAAGCGCAATGGCCTGGACGCGTTGGTGAAGGACATCCTGGCGCTGCTGCCGGAGCAGCCGCCGATGTTCGGCGAAGACGAAATCACCGACCGCAGCGAGCGGTTCCTCGCGGCCGAACTGGTGCGCGAACAGCTGATGCGCCAGCTCGGTGCGGAACTGCCGTACGCCACCACCGTCGAAATCGAGAACTTCACCACCGAAGACTCGCCCAAAGGCGAGCTGGCCCGCATCGGTGCGGTGATCTGGGTGGAGCGCGAGAGCCAGAAGGCCATCGTGATCGGCAAGGGCGGCGCGCGGCTGAAGGAGATCGGCAGCAAGTCGCGCCAGCAGATGGAACACCTGTTCGGCCGCAAGGTATTCCTTGAAACCTGGGTACGCGTGCGCGAGGGCTGGTCCGACGACGAGACGGCACTCAAGGCCTTCGGGTATGAGTGA
- the recO gene encoding DNA repair protein RecO encodes MRITGETAFVLHARPWRETSLLVEVLGREQGRLGLVARGVQGPKKHVLRAALQPLQHIRLDCDLRGELARLVSAEALDAAPQPAGDAMLAAFYLSELVLRLVPRHDPLPELFDAYAQARERLRLRDGLAWSLRRFERDLLDALGVGFALDVDGDGEPVDPAARYLLDPEHGPRRLLSDRGHGERSQAATGRALLALAEDAAPSPDDLASLRLPMRSVLAHHLGPRGLKSWEMISDLGRLKQRGVPTG; translated from the coding sequence ATGCGCATCACCGGCGAGACCGCCTTCGTCCTGCATGCGCGCCCCTGGCGCGAGACCAGCCTGCTGGTCGAAGTGCTGGGCCGGGAACAGGGGCGCCTGGGCCTGGTCGCGCGGGGCGTGCAAGGGCCGAAGAAGCACGTCCTGCGTGCCGCGCTGCAGCCGCTGCAACACATCCGGCTCGATTGCGACCTGCGCGGCGAACTGGCACGACTGGTGAGCGCCGAAGCGCTGGACGCGGCACCGCAGCCCGCAGGTGACGCCATGCTGGCCGCGTTCTATCTCAGCGAACTCGTACTGCGGCTGGTGCCGCGGCACGACCCGTTGCCCGAGCTCTTCGACGCCTATGCGCAGGCCCGCGAACGGTTGCGGTTGCGTGACGGACTGGCATGGTCGCTGCGACGGTTCGAACGTGACCTGCTGGACGCACTGGGTGTCGGCTTCGCGCTGGATGTGGATGGCGATGGCGAACCGGTGGACCCGGCGGCGCGCTACCTGCTCGATCCGGAACACGGCCCGCGTCGCCTGCTCAGCGATCGCGGCCACGGGGAGCGAAGCCAGGCGGCCACCGGCCGCGCGCTGCTCGCCTTGGCGGAGGATGCAGCACCTTCGCCCGACGACCTCGCCAGCCTGCGGTTGCCGATGCGCTCGGTACTGGCGCACCACCTTGGCCCGAGGGGGCTGAAATCCTGGGAAATGATCAGTGACCTGGGGCGGCTGAAACAACGCGGCGTGCCGACGGGCTGA
- a CDS encoding hybrid sensor histidine kinase/response regulator yields the protein MTHTDGTMPLLLLVEDDPISAEFLSAALSALPARVERAADCAQALAFPLAFDAWLIDANLPDGTGAALLQRLRARHPSTPALAHTADATPETRKRLVQAGFADVLVKPLPAQALQRAVRSALAGGAGIPSAQALPDWDEAAALAVLAGNREHAALLRELFLSELPTATAACLEAFTRADAAALRAQLHRLQASCGFAGACALAGIAGRWHAAPTDVALRDAFEDASRRLLSPTD from the coding sequence ATGACCCACACCGACGGCACGATGCCCCTGCTCCTGCTGGTGGAAGACGACCCCATCAGCGCCGAGTTCCTGTCGGCCGCCCTGTCCGCATTGCCTGCACGTGTGGAGCGCGCGGCGGACTGCGCGCAGGCGCTGGCGTTTCCGCTCGCCTTCGACGCGTGGCTGATCGACGCCAACCTGCCCGATGGCACCGGAGCGGCGCTGCTGCAACGCCTGCGCGCGCGCCATCCGTCCACGCCCGCCCTCGCGCATACGGCTGATGCGACGCCTGAGACACGCAAGCGGCTGGTCCAGGCCGGCTTTGCCGACGTGCTGGTCAAGCCGCTCCCGGCACAGGCGCTGCAACGCGCCGTGCGCAGTGCGCTGGCAGGCGGCGCCGGCATCCCGTCGGCACAGGCCCTCCCCGACTGGGACGAGGCCGCCGCACTCGCCGTACTCGCCGGCAATCGCGAACATGCCGCGCTGCTGAGGGAATTGTTCCTGTCCGAGTTGCCCACGGCGACTGCAGCCTGCCTGGAGGCATTCACCCGTGCGGATGCGGCTGCGCTGCGTGCCCAGTTGCACAGACTGCAGGCCAGCTGTGGCTTCGCCGGTGCCTGTGCGTTGGCCGGCATCGCGGGCCGCTGGCACGCCGCCCCCACCGATGTGGCGCTGCGCGACGCCTTTGAAGACGCGAGCAGGCGCCTGCTGTCGCCGACGGACTGA
- the rlmD gene encoding 23S rRNA (uracil(1939)-C(5))-methyltransferase RlmD: protein MARTRSPRIDKTPFEATITDLTHDGRGVARRDGKAVFVSGALPGERVMAEQTAKNRHFDEAKALDVLEASPDRVTPRCPHFGTCGGCVLQHLDEARQIEAKQRVLLENLERIGHVTPRTVLPPLTGAAWGYRRKGRFSVRRVNKKDKTLVGFREQDPRFVADLSECHTVIPEIGTKITALAELVESLDAREHIPQIEFIAGDASADFSGIALVFRHLLPLSEGDRVKLAAFGQATRFAIFLQPGGLESVHALWPEAPQLAFALAPWDVSLAFRPLDFIQVNAALNEKMIARTFELLDPQPQDRVLDLFCGLGNFTLPMARLVGEVVGVEGEAGLVVRARDNAARNGLDNAHFHAADLTQDQRGTPWMRQGFDKLLLDPPRSGAIEVLQQLPLKQFDRIVYVSCHPGSLARDAGYLVNEQGYTLASAGVMDMFPHTAHVESIALFERH from the coding sequence GTGGCACGTACCCGCTCCCCCCGCATCGACAAGACCCCCTTCGAAGCCACCATCACCGACCTGACCCACGACGGACGGGGCGTCGCCCGCCGCGACGGCAAGGCCGTATTCGTCTCCGGTGCATTGCCGGGCGAGCGGGTGATGGCCGAACAGACCGCGAAGAACCGCCATTTCGACGAAGCGAAAGCACTCGATGTGCTGGAAGCGTCGCCCGACCGCGTCACCCCGCGCTGTCCGCATTTCGGTACCTGCGGCGGCTGCGTGCTGCAGCACCTGGACGAGGCCCGGCAGATCGAAGCCAAGCAGCGCGTGCTGCTGGAGAATCTGGAGCGCATCGGCCACGTCACGCCGCGGACCGTGCTGCCCCCGCTGACCGGTGCCGCCTGGGGTTACCGCCGCAAGGGCCGCTTCTCCGTGCGCCGGGTCAACAAGAAGGACAAGACGCTGGTGGGGTTCCGCGAACAGGATCCGCGCTTCGTCGCCGACCTGTCCGAGTGCCACACCGTCATCCCGGAGATCGGCACGAAGATCACCGCCCTGGCAGAGCTGGTCGAAAGCCTCGACGCGCGCGAGCACATCCCGCAGATCGAGTTCATCGCGGGCGACGCCAGTGCGGACTTCAGTGGCATCGCGCTGGTGTTCCGTCACCTGTTGCCGCTGAGCGAAGGCGATCGCGTGAAGCTGGCCGCGTTCGGCCAGGCCACCCGTTTCGCCATCTTCCTGCAGCCGGGTGGACTGGAGAGCGTGCATGCCTTGTGGCCGGAGGCGCCGCAGCTGGCGTTCGCACTGGCGCCGTGGGATGTATCGCTGGCTTTCCGCCCGCTGGACTTCATCCAGGTGAACGCGGCGCTCAACGAGAAGATGATCGCGCGGACGTTCGAACTGCTCGACCCGCAGCCGCAGGACCGTGTGCTCGACCTGTTCTGCGGGCTGGGCAACTTCACGCTGCCGATGGCGCGCCTGGTTGGCGAGGTCGTGGGCGTGGAAGGCGAGGCGGGTCTGGTGGTGCGTGCGCGCGACAACGCTGCCCGCAATGGGCTGGACAACGCGCATTTCCACGCCGCTGACCTCACCCAGGACCAGCGCGGCACGCCGTGGATGCGGCAGGGCTTCGACAAGCTGCTGCTCGATCCGCCGCGCTCCGGTGCCATCGAAGTGCTGCAGCAGTTGCCGCTCAAGCAGTTCGACCGCATCGTCTACGTCAGCTGCCATCCCGGCTCGCTGGCGCGCGACGCGGGTTACCTGGTCAACGAGCAGGGCTACACGTTGGCGTCGGCCGGTGTGATGGACATGTTCCCGCATACGGCACATGTGGAATCCATCGCCCTGTTCGAACGGCATTGA
- a CDS encoding CYTH domain-containing protein: MGIEIERKFLVTGDAWRDAAHEVVPMAQGYINDMGAMDRGEQKASVRVRIQGEAAFLNLKSRELGASRQEFDYAIPVADARALLALCVGGVIDKRRHYVRHEGHLWEVDEFVGDNAGLVVAEIELDRADEDFVKPAWAGKQVTDTARYYNLALASRPYGQWSDDERAATDIP, encoded by the coding sequence ATGGGCATAGAGATAGAGCGCAAATTCCTGGTCACCGGCGATGCATGGCGCGATGCCGCGCACGAGGTCGTGCCGATGGCGCAGGGCTACATCAACGACATGGGGGCAATGGACCGCGGCGAACAGAAGGCCTCGGTGCGTGTGCGCATCCAGGGCGAGGCCGCCTTCCTCAACCTGAAATCGCGCGAGCTGGGCGCCAGCCGGCAGGAATTCGACTACGCCATCCCGGTCGCCGACGCGCGCGCGCTGCTTGCGCTGTGCGTGGGTGGCGTGATCGACAAGCGCCGGCACTACGTGCGGCACGAAGGTCACCTGTGGGAAGTCGACGAGTTCGTGGGTGACAACGCAGGGCTGGTGGTCGCGGAAATCGAACTCGACCGTGCCGATGAAGACTTCGTGAAACCTGCCTGGGCCGGCAAGCAGGTCACCGACACCGCCCGCTATTACAATCTGGCGCTGGCGTCGCGTCCCTACGGGCAATGGTCCGACGACGAACGCGCCGCCACCGATATTCCCTGA
- the nagZ gene encoding beta-N-acetylhexosaminidase, which yields MLVIGIAGTELTTQERDWLQHDAVAGVILFTRNFASRAQVAELSQAIRAAAPRPQLVCVDQEGGRVQRFRDGYSDLPALEGFGKLYAREPQLALQRAEEHAWLMASEILASGVDLSFAPVVDLARGNRAIGNRAFDADPQIVAEFTRAYIRGMHAAGMAATLKHFPGHGTVLEDTHFDDAVDPRSLDVLRVEDLVPFVAGIEAKADAVMMGHVKYPAVAPEPAGYSPFWIQKILRDEMGFRGVVFSDDIGMAAAFSAGGVKQRIHDHLDAGCDVVLVCSPKLVDESLKAVEGRTLNTAAVLGVLGRGALGWDGLIADARYGDTQTRVLDSLTGVA from the coding sequence ATGCTCGTCATCGGCATCGCCGGCACCGAACTCACCACGCAGGAACGCGACTGGCTGCAGCACGACGCCGTCGCAGGCGTCATCCTGTTCACCCGCAACTTCGCCTCGCGCGCGCAGGTAGCGGAACTGTCGCAGGCCATCCGCGCCGCCGCGCCTCGCCCGCAGCTGGTCTGCGTGGACCAGGAAGGCGGCCGCGTGCAGCGCTTCCGCGATGGCTACAGCGATCTGCCGGCGCTGGAAGGCTTCGGCAAGCTCTATGCACGTGAGCCGCAGTTGGCCCTGCAGCGCGCCGAAGAGCACGCATGGCTGATGGCCAGCGAGATCCTCGCCAGTGGCGTGGACCTGAGCTTTGCGCCCGTGGTGGACCTTGCGCGTGGCAACCGTGCCATCGGCAATCGCGCGTTCGACGCCGATCCGCAGATCGTGGCCGAGTTCACCCGCGCGTACATCCGCGGCATGCACGCGGCCGGCATGGCGGCCACGCTGAAGCATTTCCCCGGCCACGGCACGGTGCTGGAAGACACCCACTTCGACGACGCCGTCGATCCGCGCAGCCTGGACGTGCTGCGGGTGGAGGATCTGGTCCCGTTCGTCGCCGGCATCGAGGCCAAGGCCGATGCGGTGATGATGGGGCACGTGAAGTATCCGGCGGTGGCACCGGAACCGGCGGGCTATTCGCCGTTCTGGATCCAGAAGATCCTGCGCGACGAGATGGGTTTCCGCGGCGTCGTGTTCTCGGACGACATCGGCATGGCCGCGGCGTTCTCGGCGGGGGGCGTGAAGCAGCGCATCCATGATCACCTGGACGCGGGATGCGACGTGGTGCTGGTGTGTTCGCCCAAACTGGTGGACGAGTCGCTGAAGGCGGTGGAAGGCCGCACACTGAATACCGCCGCCGTGCTCGGGGTGCTGGGCCGTGGCGCACTGGGGTGGGACGGCCTGATCGCCGATGCACGCTATGGCGACACCCAGACGCGCGTGCTCGACAGTCTCACGGGAGTTGCATGA
- a CDS encoding hypoxanthine-guanine phosphoribosyltransferase yields MESLGNPKPKLADALANADLLVDRATIDRAITTMAAPIARDYAGEVPVYLTIMHGALPFAGQLSLELGALGLDLEFDYLHATRYRGETTGGELVWKHRPATALYGRRVLLVDDILDEGHTLLAVKQWCLEQGATDVRIAALTTKQHDRCVPGICADYVGLEVADRYVFGFGMDYHEQGRNLPGIYALKD; encoded by the coding sequence ATGGAATCGCTGGGCAATCCGAAGCCGAAGCTGGCCGACGCGCTGGCCAATGCCGACCTGCTGGTCGACCGCGCGACGATAGACCGTGCCATCACCACGATGGCCGCGCCGATCGCGCGCGACTATGCCGGCGAAGTGCCGGTCTACCTGACCATCATGCACGGTGCGCTTCCCTTCGCCGGGCAGCTGTCGCTGGAACTGGGCGCGCTGGGATTGGACCTGGAGTTCGACTACCTGCACGCCACCCGCTATCGCGGCGAGACCACGGGCGGGGAGCTGGTGTGGAAGCACCGCCCCGCGACCGCGCTCTACGGTCGCCGTGTGCTGCTGGTGGACGACATCCTCGACGAAGGCCATACCTTGCTGGCGGTGAAGCAGTGGTGCCTGGAGCAGGGCGCCACCGACGTACGCATCGCCGCGCTGACCACCAAGCAGCATGATCGCTGCGTGCCGGGCATCTGCGCGGACTATGTGGGCCTGGAGGTCGCGGACCGCTACGTGTTCGGTTTCGGCATGGACTACCACGAGCAGGGCCGCAACCTGCCGGGCATCTACGCGCTGAAGGACTGA
- a CDS encoding S-methyl-5'-thioinosine phosphorylase yields the protein MADIALAVIGGTGVYRLADLQDVETKELHTRFGAPSGPVRIGTLDGRRVAFLARHGEGHSVPPHRVNYRANLQVLKDLGATRVLALNTVGGITDACGPRVLACPDQLIDYTWGRVSTICEEPGSEVLHVDFGDPYTHLLRQQILSAAREAGVDLVDGGCYGATQGPRLETRAEIRRMRRDGCDLVGMTGMPEAGLAREMGLEYACLAIVANWAAGCGTDEEITMEEVLANVAAASAGIPALVAALARG from the coding sequence ATGGCCGACATCGCGCTTGCCGTCATCGGCGGTACCGGCGTCTACAGGCTTGCCGACCTGCAGGACGTGGAGACGAAGGAGCTGCACACGCGCTTCGGCGCACCATCGGGTCCTGTCCGCATCGGCACGCTGGACGGGCGTCGCGTGGCTTTCCTCGCCCGTCATGGCGAAGGCCATTCGGTGCCGCCGCATCGGGTCAACTACCGCGCCAACCTGCAGGTGCTGAAGGACCTGGGCGCCACCCGGGTGCTGGCGTTGAACACCGTCGGCGGCATCACCGATGCCTGCGGTCCGCGCGTGCTGGCTTGCCCGGACCAGTTGATCGACTACACCTGGGGCCGGGTCTCGACGATCTGCGAGGAACCCGGCAGCGAAGTGCTGCACGTCGATTTCGGTGATCCGTACACGCATTTACTTCGCCAGCAGATCCTTTCCGCGGCCCGCGAGGCCGGTGTGGATCTGGTGGATGGCGGGTGCTATGGCGCCACGCAGGGACCGCGTCTGGAGACCCGTGCCGAAATACGCCGGATGCGCCGCGATGGCTGCGATCTGGTCGGCATGACCGGCATGCCCGAAGCCGGTCTGGCGCGGGAAATGGGCCTGGAATATGCCTGCCTGGCCATCGTGGCCAACTGGGCGGCGGGCTGCGGCACAGACGAGGAAATCACGATGGAGGAGGTACTGGCGAACGTGGCCGCTGCCTCCGCCGGCATCCCGGCCCTGGTGGCCGCGTTGGCGCGAGGGTGA
- a CDS encoding cold-shock protein, with the protein MPYGTVKWFNDAKGFGFIAPEDGSADVFAHHTAINSKGFRSLQEGQRVSYELTQGPKGAQASNITPAA; encoded by the coding sequence ATGCCGTACGGTACCGTGAAATGGTTCAACGATGCCAAGGGCTTCGGATTCATCGCGCCAGAAGATGGCAGCGCCGATGTCTTTGCGCACCACACCGCCATCAATAGCAAGGGCTTCCGCAGCCTGCAGGAAGGCCAGCGCGTCAGTTACGAGCTGACCCAGGGCCCGAAGGGTGCACAGGCGTCCAACATCACGCCGGCAGCCTGA
- a CDS encoding NAD(P)/FAD-dependent oxidoreductase: MNSLHIAIVGYGTAGQAAALLLSRDGHRVEVFEQAETLGPVGAGFLLQPTGLQVLWELGLLPDVLAHGRRVNRLYGETPCGRAVMDMRYAGLDARLFGLGMQRGALFTLLAEAWAGQGEIHRGHAIEAVSDDTRRVRDQHGRWHGPFDLVVSADGAASRLRVATGAVKREAVYPWGALWRLVPQGDWRWNDELRQRYVAARKMIGLLPVGTRPGDGTPRLSFFWSLPVSDFDAWRARGLPAWRDEVARLWPEADACLADTVDAGQLARASYRDVTLRQWYRDRLVVIGDAAHGMSPQLGQGVNMALMDAMALRDALRVQGHVPAALEAYQRERRAHVGVYQFWSRWLTPIFQSDRDVIAHARDLAFLPMGRLPGGRGHMLRVLSGTQHGFFRKLELKQAFLGTLRELARTG, from the coding sequence ATGAACTCCCTGCATATCGCCATCGTCGGTTACGGCACCGCTGGCCAGGCCGCGGCACTGCTGCTGTCGCGTGACGGCCACCGCGTGGAGGTCTTCGAGCAGGCGGAAACACTGGGGCCGGTCGGCGCGGGCTTCCTGCTGCAACCGACGGGACTGCAGGTGCTGTGGGAACTGGGCCTGTTGCCCGATGTGCTGGCGCATGGCCGGCGGGTCAATCGCCTGTATGGCGAAACGCCCTGCGGTCGCGCGGTGATGGACATGCGCTATGCCGGGCTGGACGCGCGCTTGTTCGGGCTGGGCATGCAGCGCGGAGCGTTGTTCACGCTGCTGGCGGAGGCATGGGCCGGGCAGGGCGAGATCCATCGTGGCCACGCCATCGAGGCCGTCAGCGACGATACGCGCCGCGTGCGCGACCAGCATGGTCGCTGGCATGGCCCGTTCGACCTGGTGGTGAGCGCCGACGGTGCGGCTTCGCGGCTTCGCGTGGCGACCGGAGCCGTGAAGCGCGAGGCCGTCTATCCGTGGGGTGCGTTGTGGCGACTGGTGCCGCAAGGCGATTGGCGCTGGAACGATGAACTGCGCCAGCGGTACGTGGCCGCGCGCAAGATGATCGGGCTGCTGCCGGTGGGCACGCGGCCCGGTGATGGAACGCCGAGGTTGAGCTTTTTCTGGAGTCTGCCCGTCAGCGACTTCGATGCCTGGCGCGCGCGCGGTCTGCCGGCATGGCGCGATGAAGTGGCACGCCTTTGGCCAGAGGCCGACGCCTGCCTGGCCGACACCGTGGACGCCGGCCAACTCGCGCGCGCCAGTTATCGCGACGTGACCCTGCGGCAGTGGTACAGGGACCGCCTCGTCGTGATCGGGGACGCCGCGCATGGCATGAGTCCGCAGTTGGGCCAGGGCGTCAACATGGCACTGATGGATGCGATGGCCCTGCGTGACGCGCTGCGCGTGCAGGGCCATGTCCCGGCGGCGCTGGAGGCGTATCAGCGCGAACGCCGCGCGCATGTCGGCGTGTACCAGTTCTGGAGCCGCTGGCTGACCCCGATATTCCAGTCCGACCGCGATGTCATCGCGCATGCCCGCGATCTGGCCTTCCTCCCGATGGGCCGGCTGCCGGGTGGGCGCGGCCACATGCTGCGGGTGCTGAGCGGCACGCAGCACGGCTTCTTCCGCAAGCTGGAGCTGAAGCAGGCGTTCCTCGGGACACTTCGCGAGCTCGCCCGCACTGGCTAG
- a CDS encoding acyl-CoA dehydrogenase family protein, with the protein MSELFPFETHSVENQPPPFAPRNLWADDIVLRECVMREGAGAFAPRLATYGALAGDTLYRLGFDANRDRPRLRTHDQHGHRIDLVEFHPAYHQLMEAAKTHGVAGLSWHEPLPGAHVARAALSYLHHQAEAGTSCPLTMTHAAVPVLQREPALREWAAKAAAPHYDPRDVPIDGKAGITLGMGMTEKQGGSDVRANATIATPDADGTYTLAGHKWFFSAPMCDGFLVLAQAPGGLTCFLMPRRREDGAKNAFRLMRLKDKLGDWANASSEVEFTGARAWRVGDEGRGVATIIEMVMLTRLDCMLGSAAEMRMALVQALHHARHRRTFGKPLVEHALMRNVLADLALESEAATAFALRVARAVDAAPRDPREAAFARIATAAGKYWVCKRAPAFVNEAQECLGGAGYVEESILPRLYRQAPLNSIWEGSGNIQCLDVLRALAREPEAVQAVADELAAASGHDAAFDAFVDRLRVDLAAAREAGARLLVERLALAMQAAALLRADSPAAALFIRSRLGGEHGLALGTLPAEVDAAPLLARALPV; encoded by the coding sequence ATGAGCGAACTCTTTCCGTTCGAAACGCATTCCGTGGAAAACCAGCCGCCACCGTTCGCGCCGCGCAACCTGTGGGCGGACGACATCGTGTTGCGCGAGTGCGTGATGCGTGAGGGCGCGGGAGCGTTCGCCCCACGGCTGGCGACCTATGGCGCGCTGGCGGGCGACACGCTCTACCGTCTTGGCTTCGACGCGAACCGGGACCGGCCGCGCCTGCGGACCCACGACCAGCACGGCCATCGCATCGACCTGGTGGAATTCCACCCCGCCTATCACCAGTTGATGGAGGCGGCGAAGACGCACGGTGTCGCCGGCCTGTCGTGGCACGAGCCGTTGCCCGGCGCACACGTCGCGCGCGCTGCGTTGAGTTATCTGCATCACCAGGCGGAAGCGGGGACCAGTTGTCCGCTGACGATGACGCATGCGGCCGTCCCCGTCCTGCAGCGCGAGCCTGCGCTGCGCGAATGGGCGGCGAAGGCGGCCGCGCCCCATTACGATCCGCGCGACGTTCCCATCGACGGCAAGGCCGGCATCACGCTGGGCATGGGCATGACCGAAAAGCAGGGCGGTTCCGACGTGCGGGCGAACGCCACCATCGCCACGCCGGACGCCGATGGCACCTACACGCTGGCCGGGCACAAGTGGTTCTTCTCCGCACCGATGTGCGATGGCTTCCTGGTGCTGGCACAGGCGCCGGGCGGGCTGACGTGCTTCCTGATGCCGCGCCGGCGGGAAGACGGTGCGAAGAACGCATTCAGGCTGATGCGGCTGAAGGACAAGCTGGGCGACTGGGCGAATGCGTCGAGCGAAGTCGAATTCACTGGCGCGCGGGCATGGCGTGTCGGCGACGAAGGGCGCGGTGTGGCCACCATCATCGAGATGGTGATGCTGACCCGGCTCGACTGCATGCTGGGGTCGGCGGCCGAGATGCGGATGGCGCTGGTGCAGGCATTGCACCATGCGCGGCATCGCCGCACGTTCGGCAAGCCGCTGGTGGAACACGCCCTGATGCGCAACGTGCTGGCCGACCTCGCGCTGGAGTCGGAGGCGGCGACCGCCTTCGCGCTGCGGGTGGCGCGCGCGGTGGATGCGGCGCCGCGCGATCCACGCGAAGCCGCCTTCGCGCGCATTGCCACCGCTGCAGGAAAATACTGGGTCTGCAAGCGCGCGCCCGCGTTCGTCAACGAGGCGCAGGAGTGCCTGGGCGGTGCCGGCTACGTGGAGGAGTCGATCCTGCCGCGGCTGTATCGGCAAGCACCACTGAATTCGATCTGGGAAGGCAGCGGCAACATCCAATGCCTCGACGTGCTGCGCGCCCTCGCGCGCGAACCCGAGGCCGTGCAGGCGGTGGCGGACGAACTGGCCGCCGCATCCGGACACGACGCGGCGTTCGATGCGTTTGTCGATCGCCTGCGTGTCGACCTGGCGGCCGCCCGCGAAGCCGGTGCGCGCCTGCTCGTCGAGCGGCTGGCGCTGGCGATGCAGGCCGCGGCGCTGCTGCGTGCAGACAGTCCGGCTGCGGCGCTGTTCATCCGCAGCCGACTGGGCGGGGAGCATGGCCTTGCGCTCGGCACGCTGCCGGCGGAAGTGGACGCAGCTCCTTTGCTGGCACGGGCGTTGCCGGTATGA